GCCTATTGCTTCAAATAAAACGCCTGAAGGGCGAGCGCAAAATCGCCGTGTTGAAATCTCACTTACTGCGATTACAAAATAATGCTTTTTTCTTTCCTTTTACCCCTTTAGGTAAAAGGAATTTGAAATAATGAAACATCTATTTCTTCCTCTACTTTTTATTTGCAGTATCATATCTATCTTGTGTGTGGGATTCTATCCATATCTATCTCTTTTGTTCTATCCTGCTTTTTTTGGAATCTTTGTGGTTTTATTTGCATATAGCTATGAAGTTTTAAAAGTAAGAAAACAAGCCACAATTAAGGCTTACTACAAAAGAGATTCCTTTTTATATCGCTATTTTGGACATTTCTTTCTTACTAAAATTGTAAGTCTTGTCATTGCGCTTGTGGGGAGTGTGTCGCTTTTTTTTATGCTTGTATTTCCTAGTGGAAGCGAGATTCTTATTTTTTGTTTGCTTGTACCTTGTAGTGTATATGGATTTAGACTTGTATATCTTATTTGTAATGCAAATTTAAGCCCTGATTTTGCCCCTATTTTGGCAAAAAAATATACCGCACTTATAACCGCTTTTCTTGCACTTATGTGTGAGGTTGCGCTCAATAATTTTGCACCCATTGTTTTAGAATCTAACGATATACACGCTCATTATCTTGTGCTTATGGAGAATTATAACATTGCCCAAATGCACTCACATTTTTGGCAAGAACTCTTTGGCTTTATCTTGCTAAAAAAAGCATTACTTGATGTGCTTTATTTTAGTATTGCCGATAGTTATTTGCATTTTGCACTTATTTTACTTTTTGCTTGTGGGCATTTTGCTTCATTTGCGAGTTTCTCTCTTATGTGTGTAGGGGGCATAGTGCCTAAAACTCACTTAGAACAAAAGAGCAAAAACGAGCAAGATACTCCTACAATCATAGAATCTCGCGCATTTAAACAATTTTTTGCTATGGTATTTTTTCTTATCTTTATTTACATTGCCTTTAATGTGAGCATTCATTTGCAGCCTTTAGCTAAGCATCATCATCTCCCACCACTTTTAAGTGAGCAGATTCTAAAAGAAAATGAAAGTTATATTCAAATCAGTATGCAGGGCGCACAAAGCCTTATACGCTCTAATGATTTACCTTCATTGGAGTATAAAATCAAAGAGAATCTTGCCTTTTTTGAATCTCATCTTAATACCGATACAGAAAAGATTGTAAATGAATATCTTGCTCACAAAGAGCGCATTATTGATGAATATTCCAAATGGTATTTTAGTGTGCGTGGCGAATACACAAGGCTTTTTTATGCAGCCATTGGTAAAGGAGAGGATATTGCTCAAGAGCAATTTATTTTTTTGCTTAAAGCCCATACGCCTTATGATTTACAAGAGCATTTAAATAATATGTATGATACGCATATTGAGAATCTTAAATCTCGCCTAAAGCAGAGTTTTGGCTTTTTTACAACACATAAAAAACCCTCTAATGCCGCTATTTCTCTTACTCTCTCACTTGAGGATATAAATGCACAAATTAACTCACTCTCTCCACGCGCTACTGATGGCGTAGCAGCCCTTTTGGGAGCGAGCGTAGTGGGAGCGATGATTCTTAAATCTTCGGGCAAGGCAGTTGCTAAATCTACTGCCAAAGCTGTGAGCAAGAGTGTGGCAAAAAAAGGTTTATCTGGGGCAGTTGGAGCAGGTGGTTCAATAGTATGTGGAATGTTCGCACCTTTATGCGCGATTGGGTTTTTTGTCGCTAGTGATTATGCGATTAATACTATTGATGAAGCACTCAATCAAGATGAATTTAAGCGACAAATGCGTGAGGGATTTGATTTGTGGGAGCTTCAGCTAAAAAACAGCCTCATTAGTTATAATTCGCAACTTTCAAAACAGATATTAGAGAAACTTTCATTACAAGATGATTCTTATAGGGAATCTGCTCCCAAAGAGAGCAAAGAATGAAAGCAGCTCAAGAGGAGATAAGGGTGAGAGAGATGAGTATTTGGGTTTTTGTAGGTAGCTCATTACTTTTTGCTTGCATTATTGTTTTAGCAAATTATAGTGTGCAATATCCTGTGCTTGACACACCACTCACTTATGGAGCTTTGAGCTATCCTCTTAGTTTTTTACTCATAGATGTATTAAGCGAAAAATATAGCAAACCTCAAGTATTAAAAGTCCTTTGGTGTGGGCTTATACTTGCTTTTATCCCATCACTTTTGGCAAGTGAGTTGAGTATAGCCATTGCGAGTGTATGTGCTTTTTTTGTCTCACAGAATCTTGATGTGTATATATTTTTTTATCTTAAAAATCGTTTTCCGCGCTTATGGTGGCTTCGTAATAACGCAAGCACAATTATTGCACAATTTATTGACACAATGATTTTCTTTCATATTGCCTTTTTATTTGCGTATCCGTGGGAGCAAGTTATGGCTATGGTTTTTGCAGATTTTTGCATCAAAGCTTTTCTTGCTCTGTGCGATACGCCATTTTTTTATGCCCTTGCTATACGCGAGCGTAAGCAACCTAAAATAACTCAAAAACGAGGTGAAGTATGAATCTTTCTAATAAAATCTCACGGCTCTTTGGGCGTTTTGCATCATATGAGTTTCCCTCTCCATTGCAAAATCTCATTAATGCTCTGTATGTAAAAATCTTTGATATTGAGCTGAATGAGTTTGCACCTGTTTCTAGTTATGCTTCGCTCAATGCACTTTTTACACGAGCACTTACAAGCCAGAGAGTGATTAATCCTAATCCTATTGTGCTTATCGCGCCTTGTGATTCTCTGATAACGCAAATAGGCAAAAGCACAGAAAAAAATGCCCTCCAAATCAAGGGTATGGAATATTCTATTGAAGAACTTTTGGGACAGAAGCTTGATAGGGAATTTTATTATATAAATTTTTATCTTTCACCAAAAGACTATCATCGCTATCACGCGCCTTGTGATATGGAGATTTATGAGGTGCGGTATTTTGGTGGAGAACTGCTACCTGTGAATCTCCGCTCTTTGAATAAAAATCAAAGTCTTTTTGTTCGCAATGAACGCGTAGTCGTGGTGGGTAAAACATCAAGCAATAAATGGCTGTATTTTGTCGCCATAGGTGCGTTAAATGTAGGGAGTATGGTAATGCACTTTGAAAGTAGGATTGAGAGTAATGCTAAGGCACACGATATTTGCTATACTTACCGCACACCTATTGCCATAAAAAAGGGAGAGGAGTTGGGAATGTTTAAAATGGGTTCAACCATTGTGCTTTTGATGGAGCAGATGATTCCAGATGTCCATATGAATGAAAAAGTTAAATTTGCCCAAGACATAGGCACTCATACATAAATCTAATAAAAATAAGGAATAACTTATGTCAGCAACAATCACCGATGAAATTAAAGATTTACTTCATAAGCTTGATGGGCTTTTGGTAGCACATTATTATCAAAAAGATGAGATTGTCGCCTTAGCGGATTTATGTGGCGATAGTTTAGAGCTTTCTCGTAAAGCCTCACAGAGTGAAAAGAATCTCATTGTCTTTTGTGGCGTGGCATTTATGGGGCAAAGTGTCAAAGTGCTTGCTCCACAAAAGCGTGTGATAATGCCGCGTTTAGCGTGTTGTTCAATGGCAAGAATGATTGATAGTGATTATTATGATGAGAGTATTGCACTTTTGCAATCGTATGGTTTGAGTAAAGATTCTATTTTTCCTATTACTTATATCAACTCAAATGCTGATGTCAAAGCAAAAGTCGCGCAAATGGGAGGGCTTGTCTGCACAAGTGCGAATGCTGATAAAATCTTTGCCTTTGCAAAAGAGCAGGGCAAAAAGATATTTTTTCTCCCCGATAAATGTCTAGGAGAGAATCTCGCTCGTTTGAATCACAAAAAATCCGCAATATTACGCACAGATAGCAAAGAAAAAGTGCTTGATGCTGATGTGATTTGCTATGATGGATTTTGTTCCGTGCATCAGCTTTTTACTCCCGAAGATATTGCTTTTTATCGTAACAAATTTGCTGATATAAAAATCGTAGTGCATCCCGAATGCGACCCAAATGTCGTGGAACTTGCTGATTTTGTCGGCTCTACAAGCCAGATTATTGCTTATGTGCGGTCTTTGCCTTTGGAGCAAAAAGTCGCTGTGGGCACAGAGTTTAATCTTGTCAATCGGTTGCGCCCAAAACATAATGGCAAACAAACTACTTTTGTGTTGAGCTCAAGTAAGCCTCAATGCCCCACGATGAATGAAACAACCCTTGAAGATGTGCGCGATGTGCTCCTTGCTTTTGAAGATGATAAGCCTATCAATGAAGTATTTTTAGATAATGAGATTCAAAAATGGGCAAAAATTGCCCTTGATAGAATGCTTGAGCTCTCTTAAAAGATAAAAGTAATTTTACCTTTTGTAACACACTTTTTTAAATTTACAAAAAAAAAAAAAATAAAGTTATTCATTAAATAATTTTTATTAAAAATATTCTGTTCCACTTTTTATATTTTTGTATATCAAGTGGAACAATAAATCTTACTTTAGGAGGGACTTCCTATGAAAAAACTTGTTTCAGTTTTATTGGTGTCAGCTTTATTTGGTGCAAGTAGCTTGGTGGCAGTTGAGCCAACATCAAAAGATGTAAATAAGCTACAAGCTAGTGAGAGCGAATTTCTCTTTGGTAAGCAAGAAAACAATAATGTTGCTCTCCTTTCTGAAAAAGAAATGAAAGAAACTAAAGGGGAATTTTTCTCTGGTTTAGGTGCTGGTTTGCTTGTTTTGGCTGTTGATAAATATGGTCAAAAAAAGGGTTGGTGGTAATTCCACCAGCCAAAATCTTAAATTAAGGAGGATTTATGCAGTTTAGATTCCTTAAAGCTTCGTTACTTTCTCTTGGATTTTTAGGGGCAATGGCTTCTTCTAGCCTTGCTCTCAATTGCGAGGAAAGTAACTGCGCACACTTTCGTATAGGGGCAGGAGGAGCTTACCATAGCCTTAGTGCCACAGGAGCAGATATAAGTAGCACAGGTGGTTACCTCTCTTTTGCTGCGCGTGGGACTTTGAAGCAAAGGCTTATGAGCGAGATTAGCGGAAAAGTCGGTGTAGGCAGTGCAAAGGCGAGTGGAAGCTATTTTGCAACCCTTGATGAAAAGCCACTTTCAGTTTTCACAGAAGCTTCTTTTAAGATTGGTTTAAATATTGCAAGCAAACAACTACCCTTATTTGTCAATGCTGTATATGGTTGGGATAATTTCTCTACAAATACAAAAGATAAGGGTATAGGGCTTTCACGCGAACTTGGTGGCGTAGAACTTGAAGGATTTCTCCCTACGAGTAATACTTCAAAAATAGAATATCTTGTGGGCTATTATCGCTTTTTTGCAGGAAATTACCTTTTGCAAAATGATGTAAGCTCAAAACTTGGGGGTTCAGATTATATGATTAAAGCGAGTTTAGGCTATGCGAGTGATATTACCCCAAATCTAGGATTTTATATTAAAGCCATTGGCAAATATGAAAATATGAGTGCTTCAAAACTCACAGCCACAGGTGTGAATTACCCTGCAAGCACTAATTATACAGGTATGATAGAACTCGGCATAGAATTATAGAATCTCCTTTATTACAAAAATCAAACTTTTCTTGCTTTTGGGGAGTGCCCCTCAAAGGCAATTCTTTCTTTACCTTTTGTAACATTTTCTCAAAATTTACAAAAAAAAAAAAAACGCTATTTAAGCTATGAGATTAAAAAAATTTTTTAAAATCTAAGCCGTTATACTTTAATAGATTAGAAGTATAACTTACATTGTATGTCTTAAAAGGAGGGAATTATGTTGAAATGCCGTAATTTCATTTTTAGATTCTTAATGCTTTATGCAGGAATCTTTAGTGCAAGTCAAGTTTTTGCTTTGAGCTGTGAGGAGACATTATGCAAGTCATTGCGCGTAGGTGTGGGCATACCACTTTACCA
This DNA window, taken from Helicobacter sp. MIT 21-1697, encodes the following:
- a CDS encoding queuosine precursor transporter; this translates as MKAAQEEIRVREMSIWVFVGSSLLFACIIVLANYSVQYPVLDTPLTYGALSYPLSFLLIDVLSEKYSKPQVLKVLWCGLILAFIPSLLASELSIAIASVCAFFVSQNLDVYIFFYLKNRFPRLWWLRNNASTIIAQFIDTMIFFHIAFLFAYPWEQVMAMVFADFCIKAFLALCDTPFFYALAIRERKQPKITQKRGEV
- the nadA gene encoding quinolinate synthase NadA; the encoded protein is MSATITDEIKDLLHKLDGLLVAHYYQKDEIVALADLCGDSLELSRKASQSEKNLIVFCGVAFMGQSVKVLAPQKRVIMPRLACCSMARMIDSDYYDESIALLQSYGLSKDSIFPITYINSNADVKAKVAQMGGLVCTSANADKIFAFAKEQGKKIFFLPDKCLGENLARLNHKKSAILRTDSKEKVLDADVICYDGFCSVHQLFTPEDIAFYRNKFADIKIVVHPECDPNVVELADFVGSTSQIIAYVRSLPLEQKVAVGTEFNLVNRLRPKHNGKQTTFVLSSSKPQCPTMNETTLEDVRDVLLAFEDDKPINEVFLDNEIQKWAKIALDRMLELS
- a CDS encoding phosphatidylserine decarboxylase yields the protein MNLSNKISRLFGRFASYEFPSPLQNLINALYVKIFDIELNEFAPVSSYASLNALFTRALTSQRVINPNPIVLIAPCDSLITQIGKSTEKNALQIKGMEYSIEELLGQKLDREFYYINFYLSPKDYHRYHAPCDMEIYEVRYFGGELLPVNLRSLNKNQSLFVRNERVVVVGKTSSNKWLYFVAIGALNVGSMVMHFESRIESNAKAHDICYTYRTPIAIKKGEELGMFKMGSTIVLLMEQMIPDVHMNEKVKFAQDIGTHT